Within Kutzneria chonburiensis, the genomic segment CGGTGATCGCGACGACGGCCCACACGGCGAAGACCGCGCTGGCCGAGATCGGCTGGAGGTACCAGCCGAGGCGCGGGAAGCGGCCGGGTTTCGGCGTGATGTCGCCGTTGCGCTGGGAGACCGCGATGATCAGCGACTGGATCAGGAACACCGCGATCACGTTGCCGGCGTAGATCGCGTAGGACAGCGCTTCGTCGCCGTGCTTGGCCAGTAGGGAGGACGGGAACGGCAGCAGCGCGACCAGGGCCAGCAGCACCATGTTCAGCGACATGATCCGCGCGCGCCGTACGCGCAGCTCGCGGAACAGCCGGTGGTGGGCCAGCCACAGCACGCCGATCACGAGGTAGCTGATCAGGTAGCCGGCGATGGCCGGCTCAAGGCCGGCCATCGCCCGCAGGAAGTCCTCGCCATGCGCCTCGTCGGGGATCCTGATGTCCAGGACCAGCAGGGTCAGCGCGATGGCGAACACGCCGTCCGAGAGCGCGAGCACGCGCCCAAGGTCGACCTCGCCGCCGGTGTCCTTCTCGTCCTCGTCGCCCTCGGTCACGGGGCAAGAAGCTAGGGCTTCTCCAGGATGGCGGCGACGCCTTGGCCGCCCGCGGCACAGATCGAGACCAGACCGCGACCGGAGCCGCGCTCGTTCAGCAGTTTCGACAGCGTGGCCACGATTCGCCCGCCGGTCGCGGCGAACGGGTGGCCCGCGGCCAGCGAGGAGCCGTTGACGTTGAGCTTGGCCCGGTCGATGTCGCCGACGCCGTTCTTGTGCCAGGCCGCCAGCGTGGCCAGGACCTGGGAGGCGAACGCCTCGTGGATCTCGTAGAAGTCGAAGTCGGCCAGCGTGAGGCCGGCGCGCTCCAGCATCCGCGGCACCGCGTAGACCGGGGCGGTGAGCAGGCCGTCCTCGCCGTGCACGTAGTCGACGGCACCGGTCTCGGTCGAGGTCAGGTAGGCCAGCACCGGGATCCGGTGCTGCTTGGCCCAGTCCTCGCTGGCCAGCAGCACCACCGAGGCGCCGTCGGTCAGGGGCGTGGAGTTGCCGGCCGTCATCGTGTCGCCGAAGGCCGGCTTGAGCTTGGCCAGCTTCTCCACGCTGGTGTCGGCCCGCAGGTTCTGGTCGCGGGTCAGGCCGAGATACGGCGTGACCAGGTCGTC encodes:
- a CDS encoding TMEM175 family protein → MTEGDEDEKDTGGEVDLGRVLALSDGVFAIALTLLVLDIRIPDEAHGEDFLRAMAGLEPAIAGYLISYLVIGVLWLAHHRLFRELRVRRARIMSLNMVLLALVALLPFPSSLLAKHGDEALSYAIYAGNVIAVFLIQSLIIAVSQRNGDITPKPGRFPRLGWYLQPISASAVFAVWAVVAITGHPGQANYAWWLLVPLVLVTRRLNQSKQVLPKR